From Pseudomonas vanderleydeniana, the proteins below share one genomic window:
- a CDS encoding LysR family transcriptional regulator, which translates to MDSLGSISVFVQVADTRSFTEAGRVLGVSSSAVGKSIARLESRLGVRLFHRSTRSITLTAEGALFLERSRRILAEAEAAEQELIDTTREPHGKLRISLPQSRGLVMPVLVDFMRRYPQIELEVDMSDRMVDVIEEGFDAVVRTGQPQDSRLMSRALGRYQLTLVGAPEYFHRHGLPRVPADLAGHASLRHKFCATGKLEAWPLRLAPGEEEPAMKTLMISSPIEVLSYVAQQGLGIACLPDYMIGEAVAEGRLVRVLDDYLEHSGTFWMLWPSSRHASAKLRVLIDHLSEGLFPEKTLS; encoded by the coding sequence ATGGACAGCCTGGGCAGTATCTCGGTGTTCGTGCAGGTGGCCGACACCCGCAGTTTCACCGAAGCCGGCCGGGTGCTCGGGGTGTCTTCCTCGGCGGTCGGCAAGAGCATCGCCCGTCTTGAGTCGCGGCTTGGCGTGCGGCTGTTTCACCGCAGCACCCGCAGTATCACGCTCACTGCCGAGGGCGCGCTGTTCCTGGAGCGCAGCCGGCGCATCCTGGCCGAGGCGGAGGCCGCCGAGCAGGAGTTGATCGATACCACTCGCGAGCCGCATGGCAAGTTGCGCATTAGCCTGCCGCAATCACGGGGCCTGGTGATGCCGGTGCTGGTCGACTTCATGCGGCGCTACCCGCAGATCGAGTTGGAAGTCGATATGTCCGATCGCATGGTGGACGTCATCGAGGAGGGCTTCGATGCCGTGGTGCGTACCGGCCAGCCGCAGGATTCGCGATTGATGTCCCGTGCGCTGGGGCGTTACCAGCTGACGCTGGTGGGGGCCCCCGAGTACTTTCACCGGCACGGCTTGCCACGGGTGCCGGCGGACCTGGCCGGGCATGCGAGCCTGCGGCACAAGTTCTGCGCCACCGGCAAGCTGGAGGCCTGGCCCCTGCGCCTGGCCCCGGGCGAGGAAGAACCGGCGATGAAGACGCTGATGATCTCCTCGCCGATCGAGGTGCTGAGCTATGTGGCCCAGCAGGGGCTGGGCATTGCCTGCCTGCCGGACTACATGATCGGCGAGGCGGTGGCCGAGGGTCGACTGGTGCGGGTTCTCGACGATTACCTGGAGCACAGCGGAACTTTCTGGATGCTCTGGCCGTCAAGTCGTCATGCTTCTGCAAAACTGCGGGTACTGATCGATCACCTGAGCGAAGGTCTTTTTCCTGAAAAAACGCTGTCGTAA
- the aceE gene encoding pyruvate dehydrogenase (acetyl-transferring), homodimeric type, producing the protein MTHPNALILDDDPQETREWLESIESVLSTEGRPRAHYLIDQLLDFDVARHGDFHGRVTTPYVNTISPERQKPYPGNLALERRLNAYIRWNAMAMVLRAGKHSGVGGHIATYASAAVLYDVGFDHFFRGRTDHFDGDMIYIQGHSSPGIYGRAYLEGRISEAQLDNFRREVGGEGLSSYPHPRLMPDFWQFPTVSMGLGPITAAYQARFMRYLEYRDLKPHQGRKVWAFLGDGEMDQPESLAAISLAGREKLDNLIFVVNCNLQRLDGPVRGNAKVIQEFESLYRAAGWNVIKVIWGSGWDALLEKDRSGLLRQRMMECVDGEYQNYKSQNGAYVREHFFGKYPALLELVADLSDDEIWKLSRGGHDPDKVYNAYAAAMRHSGQPTVILAKTVKGFGMGEAGEGQNINHQLKKMDLDAVKAFRDRFGLEVSDAQLAEEIPYLKPPVDSEEARYFAARRQQLGGHVPARHSACQSLQIPPLESFDAQLKGTGERAISTTMAFVRILGTLLKDPHIGKLVVPIVPDESRTFGMESLFRQIGIHSAVGQLYTPQDAGQLSYYKESRDGQILQEGLNESGGISSWIAASTSYSNHGLMTVPFYIYYSMFGFQRVGDLAWAAGDARARGFLLGATSGRTTLMGEGLQHDDGHSHVLSSTIPCCVSYDPTFAFELAVIIREGMRRMYVEQEDVYYYITLLNENYPHPAIPEGAEDGILKGLYLLERGAEPVDEQPRVQLMGSGSILREVLAAAQLLRSDFGVTSDVWSATSLTELRREGHTVERWNLLHPQEEPRRSYVESCLREHSGPLVVATDYMKIFADQIRPFVNDRRFVALGTDGFGQSDTREALRQFFEVDRHFIVLAALKALADDGQVPRSSVAQAISRYGIEVDKPDPAAI; encoded by the coding sequence ATGACTCACCCCAACGCCCTGATTCTCGACGACGACCCGCAGGAAACCCGCGAGTGGCTCGAATCGATCGAGTCCGTCCTGTCCACCGAAGGTCGCCCTCGCGCGCACTACCTGATCGACCAGTTGCTGGATTTCGATGTCGCCCGCCATGGCGACTTCCACGGCCGGGTCACCACGCCCTACGTCAACACCATCAGCCCCGAACGGCAGAAACCCTACCCGGGCAACCTGGCCCTCGAACGCCGGCTGAATGCCTATATCCGCTGGAACGCGATGGCCATGGTGCTGCGCGCCGGCAAGCATTCCGGGGTCGGTGGCCACATCGCCACCTATGCCTCGGCGGCGGTGCTGTACGACGTCGGTTTCGATCACTTCTTCCGTGGCCGCACCGACCACTTCGACGGCGACATGATCTACATCCAGGGCCACTCCTCGCCGGGCATCTACGGCCGCGCCTACCTCGAAGGCCGGATCAGCGAAGCCCAGCTCGACAACTTCCGCCGTGAAGTCGGCGGCGAGGGCCTGTCGAGCTATCCGCATCCACGGCTGATGCCGGACTTCTGGCAATTCCCCACCGTGTCCATGGGGCTCGGGCCGATCACCGCCGCCTACCAGGCACGCTTCATGCGCTACCTGGAATATCGCGACCTCAAGCCACACCAGGGCCGCAAGGTCTGGGCCTTCCTCGGTGACGGCGAGATGGACCAGCCGGAATCCCTGGCGGCGATCTCCCTGGCCGGGCGGGAAAAACTCGATAACCTGATCTTCGTCGTCAACTGCAACCTGCAGCGCCTCGATGGCCCGGTGCGTGGCAACGCCAAGGTGATCCAGGAGTTCGAGAGCCTGTACCGCGCCGCCGGCTGGAACGTGATCAAGGTGATCTGGGGCAGCGGCTGGGATGCGCTGCTGGAGAAGGACCGCAGCGGCCTGCTGCGCCAACGCATGATGGAATGCGTGGACGGCGAGTACCAGAACTACAAGTCGCAGAACGGCGCCTATGTGCGCGAGCATTTCTTCGGCAAGTACCCGGCCCTGCTCGAACTGGTGGCCGACCTGAGCGACGACGAGATCTGGAAACTGTCCCGTGGCGGCCACGATCCGGACAAGGTCTACAACGCCTACGCTGCCGCGATGCGCCACAGCGGCCAGCCGACGGTGATCCTGGCCAAGACGGTGAAAGGCTTCGGCATGGGCGAAGCCGGTGAAGGCCAGAACATCAACCACCAGTTGAAGAAAATGGACCTGGACGCGGTCAAGGCCTTCCGCGACCGCTTCGGCCTGGAAGTCTCGGACGCGCAATTGGCCGAGGAAATCCCCTACCTCAAGCCGCCGGTCGACAGCGAAGAGGCCCGCTACTTCGCCGCTCGCCGGCAGCAACTCGGCGGCCATGTACCGGCCCGGCATTCGGCCTGCCAGAGCCTGCAGATTCCGCCACTGGAGAGCTTCGACGCGCAGTTGAAAGGCACCGGTGAGCGCGCGATCTCCACCACCATGGCCTTCGTGCGCATTCTCGGCACGTTGCTCAAGGACCCGCACATCGGCAAGCTGGTGGTACCGATCGTGCCCGACGAATCGCGCACCTTCGGCATGGAAAGCCTGTTTCGCCAGATCGGCATCCACTCCGCCGTTGGCCAGCTCTACACACCGCAGGATGCCGGGCAGTTGAGCTACTACAAGGAAAGCCGCGACGGCCAGATCCTCCAGGAGGGCCTGAACGAATCCGGTGGCATCTCCTCGTGGATCGCCGCCAGCACCTCCTACAGCAACCACGGCCTGATGACCGTGCCGTTCTACATCTACTACTCGATGTTCGGTTTCCAGCGGGTCGGCGACCTGGCCTGGGCGGCCGGTGACGCACGGGCGCGAGGCTTCCTGCTCGGCGCCACGTCGGGGCGGACCACCCTGATGGGCGAAGGCCTGCAGCACGACGACGGCCACAGCCACGTGCTGTCCTCGACCATCCCCTGCTGCGTGTCCTACGACCCGACCTTTGCCTTCGAGCTGGCGGTGATCATCCGCGAGGGCATGCGGCGCATGTACGTCGAGCAGGAGGACGTCTACTACTACATCACCCTGCTCAACGAGAACTACCCGCACCCGGCGATCCCCGAAGGGGCCGAGGACGGCATTCTCAAGGGGCTCTACCTGCTCGAGCGTGGCGCCGAGCCGGTCGACGAACAACCCCGCGTGCAGTTGATGGGCAGCGGCTCGATCCTGCGTGAAGTGCTCGCGGCAGCACAGTTGCTACGCAGTGATTTCGGCGTGACGAGCGATGTCTGGAGCGCCACCAGCCTGACCGAGCTACGACGCGAAGGGCATACGGTGGAGCGCTGGAACCTCTTGCATCCGCAGGAGGAACCGCGCCGCAGCTACGTGGAAAGCTGCCTGCGCGAGCACAGCGGGCCACTGGTGGTGGCGACCGACTACATGAAAATCTTCGCTGACCAGATTCGGCCGTTCGTCAATGACCGGCGTTTCGTCGCCCTCGGTACCGATGGCTTCGGCCAGTCGGATACGCGCGAGGCCTTGCGGCAGTTCTTCGAGGTGGATCGCCACTTCATCGTCCTGGCCGCGCTCAAGGCGCTGGCTGACGACGGACAGGTGCCGCGCAGCAGCGTGGCGCAGGCTATCAGTCGCTACGGGATCGAGGTCGACAAACCCGATCCCGCGGCGATCTGA
- a CDS encoding DUF2242 domain-containing protein, with the protein MSTSFHLRTLALAVVLVGAAGCSSPKTAVYEHENFADSGTFSRNYSVNEKASCEAARRALLSQGYIITSTDPKLITGNKSFQQTGETHLQISFSIVCAADGSSGKRSTVFANALQDRYALKKVNNSASLGVGVLGSVSMPIGSTDDSMVKVASETVSSATFYDRFFNLVELFLPPEVKKEQHTDEKPKADLGVPESAAATRPEAAPEPAKTAEPAHAEPSHVAPAHAEPSPAAPALSAPAVPEQIKPLPEAAPAAPATPAETAPATEKPTPPTTTSPAAESAPAATPATTEPATPAQ; encoded by the coding sequence ATGTCGACATCATTCCACTTGCGTACCCTGGCATTGGCCGTGGTGCTGGTGGGCGCCGCAGGTTGCTCCTCGCCCAAGACCGCCGTTTACGAGCATGAGAACTTCGCCGATTCCGGGACCTTCTCGCGCAACTATTCGGTGAACGAGAAGGCCTCCTGCGAAGCGGCCCGGCGCGCCTTGCTCAGCCAGGGCTACATCATCACCAGTACCGATCCGAAGCTGATCACCGGCAACAAGAGCTTCCAGCAGACTGGCGAGACCCACCTGCAGATCAGCTTCAGCATCGTCTGCGCGGCCGATGGCAGCAGTGGCAAGCGTTCGACAGTGTTCGCCAACGCCCTGCAGGACCGCTACGCGCTGAAGAAGGTCAACAACTCGGCGAGCCTGGGCGTGGGCGTGCTGGGTTCGGTGTCGATGCCGATCGGCTCGACGGATGACTCGATGGTCAAGGTCGCCAGTGAGACGGTGTCCTCGGCGACCTTCTATGATCGTTTCTTCAACCTGGTGGAACTGTTCCTGCCGCCCGAGGTGAAGAAGGAGCAGCACACCGACGAGAAGCCCAAGGCTGACCTGGGCGTGCCGGAGAGTGCCGCGGCGACCAGGCCGGAAGCGGCCCCTGAACCGGCCAAGACGGCCGAGCCCGCGCACGCGGAGCCCAGTCATGTGGCACCTGCCCATGCTGAACCGAGCCCGGCCGCTCCGGCCTTGAGTGCCCCGGCAGTTCCCGAGCAGATCAAACCGCTGCCTGAAGCGGCCCCGGCTGCCCCGGCAACACCTGCCGAAACGGCGCCGGCCACTGAGAAACCGACCCCGCCGACAACGACCTCGCCGGCAGCCGAGTCCGCTCCGGCAGCCACTCCGGCCACCACCGAACCGGCTACGCCGGCCCAGTGA
- a CDS encoding MarR family winged helix-turn-helix transcriptional regulator, whose product MASNEPDVWFRFVRAHRTVIREIERRLAEAGLPPYAWYDALWGLESGPDGSRRMHELADVMAIERYNLTRLVDRLEKDGLVQRSRSEGDGRGALASITESGRVLRKQMWKIYEEAVAELFLSQLDDGQRQGFADALERTADLARSAGSESRKRGKG is encoded by the coding sequence ATGGCTTCCAACGAGCCCGATGTATGGTTTCGCTTTGTCCGGGCTCACCGTACGGTCATCCGTGAGATAGAGCGGCGGCTGGCCGAGGCCGGGTTGCCGCCGTATGCCTGGTACGATGCCTTGTGGGGGCTGGAGAGCGGCCCGGATGGCAGCCGGCGCATGCATGAACTGGCGGATGTCATGGCCATTGAGCGCTACAACCTCACGCGGCTGGTCGACCGCTTGGAGAAGGACGGCCTGGTACAACGTTCGCGTTCCGAGGGCGATGGGCGCGGCGCCCTGGCGTCGATCACCGAGTCCGGGCGGGTACTGCGCAAGCAGATGTGGAAAATCTACGAAGAGGCGGTGGCCGAACTGTTCCTCTCGCAGCTCGACGACGGCCAGCGCCAGGGGTTCGCCGATGCGCTGGAACGTACCGCCGACCTGGCGCGCAGTGCCGGCAGCGAGTCACGCAAGCGCGGCAAGGGCTGA
- a CDS encoding carbon-nitrogen hydrolase family protein, whose protein sequence is MRKLFAGFLLIVLIVGLTSYGLWTKQRSSGHYLSDLRIRLALNQGSPGEHGNLLGIQPELFPSDYQSLPRLHRKLAAYLQQARSLGLLNARTVVVLPEHVGTWLVLRGEKDDLFQALTQQEAMNWLMVSNPLKFSDALSKAKGRSRLDDARLRMKAKAMASDYQALFGGLAKEFGVTLVAGTLLLPTPFVEQGTLKFGRGSLYNASVTFGADGLPLGQPQRQRYPTFEQRGYVLGAADQGMNVVDTPAGRLGILIGSDSWYPEAYRQLDALGVKLIAVPAHVAGKGAWDRPWRGFKSAITPAEISLRPGELSEGEAWHRLTLIGRPPASQSIAGISVFLRGQLWDQRSSGQSFISYNGQTFTQDDAGGRGARLINLWLP, encoded by the coding sequence ATGCGCAAACTTTTCGCCGGTTTCCTTCTCATCGTCCTGATCGTCGGGCTGACCAGCTACGGCCTCTGGACCAAGCAGCGCAGCAGCGGCCACTACCTGTCCGACCTGCGGATCCGGCTCGCGCTGAACCAGGGCAGCCCCGGCGAACATGGCAACCTGCTGGGCATCCAGCCGGAGTTGTTTCCCAGCGACTACCAGAGCCTGCCACGCCTGCACCGCAAACTCGCCGCCTACCTGCAACAGGCGCGCAGCCTCGGCCTGCTCAACGCCCGAACCGTGGTGGTACTGCCCGAGCATGTCGGCACCTGGCTGGTGCTGCGCGGCGAAAAGGACGACCTGTTCCAGGCCCTCACCCAGCAGGAGGCGATGAATTGGCTGATGGTCAGCAACCCGCTGAAATTCAGCGATGCGTTGTCCAAGGCCAAGGGACGTAGCCGCCTGGACGATGCCCGCCTGCGCATGAAGGCCAAGGCCATGGCCAGCGACTACCAGGCGCTGTTCGGCGGGCTGGCGAAGGAGTTCGGAGTGACCCTGGTGGCCGGCACCCTTCTGCTGCCGACGCCGTTCGTCGAACAGGGCACGCTGAAATTCGGCCGCGGCTCGCTCTACAACGCCAGCGTGACCTTCGGCGCCGACGGCCTGCCCCTTGGCCAACCCCAGCGCCAGCGGTACCCGACCTTCGAACAGCGCGGCTACGTGCTGGGCGCCGCCGACCAGGGGATGAATGTCGTCGATACCCCGGCCGGCCGCCTGGGCATCCTGATCGGCAGCGACAGCTGGTACCCGGAAGCCTACCGCCAACTGGACGCCCTCGGGGTCAAGCTGATCGCGGTGCCGGCCCATGTCGCCGGCAAGGGTGCCTGGGACAGGCCCTGGCGTGGCTTCAAGAGCGCCATCACGCCAGCCGAGATCAGCCTGCGCCCGGGCGAACTCAGCGAAGGCGAAGCCTGGCACCGCCTGACCCTGATCGGCCGGCCACCCGCCAGCCAGTCCATCGCCGGAATCAGCGTGTTCCTGCGCGGCCAGCTCTGGGATCAGCGCAGCTCGGGACAAAGCTTCATCAGCTACAACGGGCAGACCTTCACCCAGGATGACGCCGGTGGACGCGGCGCCCGCCTGATCAACCTGTGGTTGCCATGA
- a CDS encoding AraC family transcriptional regulator, which translates to MKPVAMRLGDLSVGFVHSLVDAVRELGCNPQELLEQYGLDTARLAEPGGRLSIPRYMRLGHAAIQLTGNPALGLHMGRLSRLSQAGLAGITAAQAPTVREAARTLTRFEPLYGSNYRGQSSFHEDAGGAWLRFYSISPYNAYNRFVVDSIIAGWLKQLSSVAGQPLRAERIEIEFATPDYAADYHLLGDCPLQFDGEINQLRLDQASLGLRNPEHCPSTWRQLLQLCERELEQLTRTRSLRERITRLLGPLLNGGREPDLEEVAARLKLPTWTLRRKLAEEGTQFRAILNDTRRDLAMTYIRDTELAFGEIAYLLGFASAEAFQRAFKRWNGQTPGEFRRSQRHSA; encoded by the coding sequence ATGAAACCGGTCGCCATGCGCCTGGGCGACCTGTCGGTGGGCTTCGTCCACAGCCTCGTCGATGCGGTCCGCGAACTGGGCTGCAATCCCCAGGAACTGCTGGAGCAGTACGGACTGGATACGGCCCGCCTGGCCGAGCCGGGGGGCAGGCTGTCGATCCCGCGCTACATGCGCCTGGGCCATGCCGCCATCCAGCTCACCGGCAACCCGGCCCTTGGCTTGCACATGGGCCGCTTGAGTCGCCTGAGCCAGGCTGGCCTCGCCGGTATCACCGCGGCCCAGGCGCCAACCGTGCGCGAAGCAGCCCGCACCCTCACCCGCTTCGAACCGCTGTACGGCTCCAACTACCGCGGCCAGTCGAGCTTCCACGAGGATGCCGGGGGCGCCTGGCTCCGTTTCTATTCGATCAGCCCCTACAACGCCTACAACCGCTTCGTGGTCGATTCGATCATCGCCGGCTGGCTGAAGCAGCTGTCGAGCGTTGCCGGTCAACCGCTACGGGCCGAACGAATCGAGATCGAGTTCGCCACGCCGGACTACGCCGCCGATTACCACCTGCTCGGCGACTGCCCGCTACAGTTCGACGGCGAGATCAACCAGCTGCGCCTGGACCAGGCCAGCCTCGGCCTGCGCAACCCGGAGCATTGCCCGAGCACCTGGCGGCAACTGCTGCAACTCTGCGAGCGGGAACTGGAACAATTGACCCGCACCCGCAGCCTGCGTGAACGCATCACCCGATTGCTGGGACCGTTGCTCAATGGTGGCCGGGAACCCGACCTGGAAGAAGTGGCGGCACGCCTGAAACTGCCGACCTGGACCTTGCGCCGCAAGCTGGCCGAGGAAGGCACGCAGTTCCGTGCGATTCTCAACGACACCCGCCGCGACCTGGCGATGACCTATATCCGTGATACCGAGCTGGCCTTTGGCGAAATCGCCTACCTGCTTGGTTTTGCCTCGGCCGAGGCCTTTCAGCGCGCCTTCAAGCGCTGGAACGGCCAGACGCCCGGCGAATTTCGTCGCAGCCAGCGACATTCCGCCTGA
- a CDS encoding NADPH-dependent 2,4-dienoyl-CoA reductase produces MTATSYPHLLAPLDLGFTTLRNRTLMGSMHTGLEEKPGGFERMAAYFAERARGGVGLMVTGGIAPNEEGGVYSGAARLTTREEAEQHRIVTRAVHEAGGKICLQILHAGRYAYSPKQVAPSAIQAPINPFKPRELDEAGIEKQIVDFVTCSTLAQSAGYDGVEIMGSEGYFINQFLAAHTNHRTDRWGGSYENRMRLPVEIVRRVREAVGTDFIIIFRLSMLDLVEGGSTWEEIVQLAKAIEQAGATLINTGIGWHEARIPTIATKVPRAAFTKVTAKLRGAVSIPLITTNRINTPEVAEQVLAEGDADMVSMARPFLADPDFVNKAAAGRADEINTCIGCNQACLDHTFGGKLTSCLVNPRACHETELNYLPVKQIKKIAVVGAGPAGLAAATVAAERGHQVTLFDAAGEIGGQFNVAKRVPGKEEFYETLRYFKRKLQTTHVELCLDTRVDVAQLVAGGYDEIILATGISPRVPAIPGVEHAKVLSYLDVLLGRKPVGSKVAVIGAGGIGFDVSEFLVHQGVATSQDRQAFWHEWGIDTALEARGGIAGIKPEVHAPARQVFLLQRKASKVGDGLGKTTGWIHRTGLKNKRVQMLNSVEYLKIDDEGLHIRIGEEAPQVLPVDNVVICAGQDPLRELQEGLLAAGQNVHLIGGADVAAELDAKRAINQGSRLAAEL; encoded by the coding sequence ATGACCGCCACCTCGTACCCGCACCTGCTGGCCCCGCTCGACCTGGGTTTCACCACGCTGCGCAACCGCACCCTGATGGGGTCCATGCATACCGGCCTGGAGGAAAAGCCCGGTGGTTTCGAACGCATGGCCGCTTACTTCGCCGAGCGCGCCCGTGGCGGTGTCGGCCTGATGGTCACCGGCGGCATCGCGCCGAACGAGGAGGGCGGGGTCTACTCCGGCGCGGCCCGGCTGACCACCCGCGAGGAAGCGGAGCAGCATCGCATCGTCACCCGCGCGGTGCATGAGGCCGGTGGCAAGATCTGCCTGCAGATCCTGCATGCCGGGCGTTATGCCTACAGCCCGAAACAGGTGGCGCCGAGCGCGATCCAGGCGCCGATCAACCCGTTCAAGCCCAGGGAACTGGACGAAGCGGGCATCGAGAAACAGATCGTCGATTTCGTCACCTGCTCGACCCTGGCCCAGTCCGCCGGCTACGACGGTGTCGAGATCATGGGATCGGAAGGCTACTTCATCAACCAGTTCCTGGCGGCCCACACCAACCACCGTACCGACCGCTGGGGCGGCAGCTACGAGAACCGCATGCGCCTGCCGGTGGAAATCGTCCGGCGGGTGCGCGAGGCGGTTGGCACCGACTTCATCATCATCTTCCGCCTGTCGATGCTCGACCTGGTGGAAGGCGGCAGTACCTGGGAGGAGATCGTGCAACTGGCCAAGGCCATCGAGCAGGCCGGGGCGACCCTCATCAACACCGGGATTGGCTGGCACGAGGCGCGTATCCCGACCATCGCCACCAAGGTGCCGCGCGCCGCATTCACCAAGGTCACCGCCAAGCTGCGCGGTGCGGTGTCGATCCCGTTGATCACCACCAACCGCATCAACACCCCCGAGGTCGCCGAACAGGTGCTGGCCGAGGGCGATGCCGACATGGTGTCGATGGCCCGGCCGTTCCTGGCCGACCCGGACTTCGTCAACAAGGCGGCGGCCGGGCGTGCCGACGAGATCAACACCTGCATCGGCTGCAACCAGGCCTGCCTGGACCACACCTTTGGCGGCAAGCTGACGTCGTGCCTGGTCAACCCGCGGGCCTGCCACGAGACTGAGCTGAACTACCTGCCGGTCAAGCAGATCAAGAAGATCGCCGTGGTCGGCGCCGGGCCTGCGGGGCTGGCAGCGGCGACCGTGGCGGCCGAGCGTGGGCACCAGGTGACGCTGTTCGATGCGGCCGGCGAGATCGGCGGCCAGTTCAACGTCGCCAAGCGCGTGCCCGGCAAGGAGGAGTTCTACGAGACCCTGCGCTACTTCAAGCGCAAGTTGCAGACCACCCATGTCGAACTGTGCCTGGACACCCGTGTGGACGTCGCGCAACTGGTGGCTGGCGGTTATGACGAGATCATCCTCGCCACCGGTATCAGCCCGCGGGTGCCGGCGATTCCGGGTGTCGAGCACGCCAAGGTGCTGAGTTACCTGGACGTGCTGCTGGGCCGCAAGCCGGTGGGCAGCAAGGTCGCGGTGATCGGTGCCGGCGGTATCGGCTTCGACGTTTCGGAATTCCTGGTGCACCAGGGCGTGGCCACCAGCCAGGATCGCCAGGCGTTCTGGCACGAGTGGGGGATCGACACCGCGCTCGAGGCTCGCGGTGGTATCGCCGGGATCAAGCCCGAGGTGCATGCGCCGGCGCGGCAGGTGTTCCTGCTGCAGCGCAAGGCGTCCAAGGTCGGTGATGGCCTGGGCAAGACCACCGGCTGGATCCATCGTACCGGGTTGAAGAACAAGCGGGTGCAGATGCTCAACAGCGTCGAGTACCTGAAGATCGACGACGAGGGCCTGCATATCCGCATCGGCGAGGAGGCACCGCAGGTACTGCCGGTCGACAACGTGGTCATCTGTGCCGGCCAGGACCCGCTGCGCGAGCTGCAGGAAGGGCTGCTGGCGGCGGGGCAGAACGTGCACCTGATCGGTGGTGCGGATGTCGCGGCCGAGCTGGATGCCAAGCGGGCGATCAACCAGGGCTCGCGGCTGGCTGCCGAACTCTGA
- a CDS encoding transketolase-like TK C-terminal-containing protein, which translates to MSASARSTETARACIEALLADTPAAGSPLSSVLAIADRLEHGSTATRQAWVIRNHRHPTAKPSAHISAWSMRFSRQRAESPLLYLLSAEHCTGLRAATGETRQRGIFCNDIETLPSRWPKGAQPSLPLWLAGNPRCQPFDPASGAEARAIVLGALQRLYVEGDSGFYYLALHDREQGLTLTPEQARDAFSGMYCLGERRPAQVRLLGAGRALEEVMAAARLLEQDWGVTAEVWSCPSYTRLARDAGRAERWNRLHPSTRKRRSHLAACLGDSIAPVIAVTGYPQTVVAPLAGHVAARFVGLGAGSLGPTAPDRHWITALALGALADEQQVAAGVVGQAYERYGLA; encoded by the coding sequence ATGAGCGCATCCGCCAGATCCACCGAAACCGCACGTGCCTGCATCGAAGCCCTGCTGGCCGACACCCCGGCAGCGGGTTCACCGCTGTCCAGCGTGCTGGCGATCGCCGACCGGCTGGAGCATGGCAGCACGGCAACCCGGCAGGCCTGGGTCATCCGCAATCATCGGCACCCCACGGCGAAACCATCGGCCCACATCAGTGCCTGGTCGATGCGCTTCTCCCGGCAGCGAGCGGAAAGCCCGCTGTTGTACCTGCTCAGCGCCGAGCATTGCACCGGGCTCCGCGCGGCGACCGGGGAAACCCGGCAGCGAGGTATCTTCTGCAACGATATCGAGACCCTGCCCTCGCGCTGGCCCAAGGGGGCGCAGCCTTCGCTGCCGTTATGGCTGGCAGGCAATCCGCGCTGCCAGCCGTTCGACCCGGCTTCCGGTGCCGAAGCGCGGGCGATTGTGCTGGGCGCCTTGCAGCGGCTGTATGTCGAGGGTGACTCGGGGTTCTACTACCTGGCGCTGCACGATCGCGAGCAGGGTTTGACGTTGACCCCGGAGCAGGCCAGGGATGCATTCAGTGGCATGTATTGCCTGGGCGAACGGCGTCCGGCGCAGGTCCGCCTGCTTGGCGCGGGTCGCGCGCTTGAAGAAGTCATGGCGGCCGCCCGCCTGCTGGAGCAGGACTGGGGAGTGACCGCTGAGGTCTGGAGTTGCCCCAGCTACACCCGCCTGGCCCGCGATGCCGGTCGTGCCGAGCGCTGGAACCGCCTGCACCCGAGCACGCGCAAGCGGCGCTCGCACCTGGCGGCCTGCCTGGGTGACAGCATCGCTCCGGTGATCGCTGTCACCGGATATCCGCAGACCGTGGTCGCCCCGCTGGCCGGGCATGTCGCCGCACGGTTCGTCGGGCTGGGGGCCGGCTCACTCGGCCCGACGGCGCCGGACCGTCACTGGATCACCGCCCTGGCGCTGGGGGCGCTGGCGGATGAGCAGCAGGTTGCAGCGGGGGTCGTTGGACAGGCGTACGAGCGTTATGGACTGGCTTGA